Proteins encoded in a region of the Anguilla anguilla isolate fAngAng1 chromosome 10, fAngAng1.pri, whole genome shotgun sequence genome:
- the npffr1l2 gene encoding neuropeptide FF receptor 1 like 2 has product MSKGVLEWRAIMEEEWEEPSDPTFKANLPPNANCSYCQGNATGNVTDCNVMTGNITRGVTYFPYYQHSLPVASSFILAYLFIFLLCMMGNGLVCLIVLRNRRMRTVTNLFILNLAVSDLLVGIFCIPTTLVDNLITGWPFSNVVCKMSGLVQGMSVSASVFTLVAIAVDRFRCIVHPFKAKLTLLVAKGTIALIWVLAFIIMCPSAVMLTVSKVKDHYMVYNEDYNHTYPLYSCYENWPQVEMRKVYTTVLFAHIYLAPLTLITLMYGWIGVKLYTTSILTDREHPRAAAPPHPAPPGGHQEGRPLVSQKKVKVIKMLIVVALLFMLSWLPLWTLMLLTDYGGLDSEQLELLTGYVFPFAHWLAFSNSTVNPVIYGYYNENFKRGFQAVCQSYSGSCCQFHLWKGTDGGGARVVEGRALDGGPARVCGPRDTGANSNPLIFGARNRVYTDGDLAGVVRLEMEWRRGMGEVGSSALYTEGLGAAGGRIRGVSNKMGVQTCETDKVTPGGSGVCQAWDQ; this is encoded by the exons ATGTCAAAGGGGGTCCTTGAGTGGAGGGCAATCATGGAAGAAGAGTGGGAGGAGCCGAGTGATCCCACCTTCAAAGCAAACCTCCCGCCGAATGCCAACTGCAGCTATTGCCAGGGCAACGCCACCGGCAACGTCACCGACTGCAATGTCATGACCGGCAACATCACCAGGGGCGTCACCTACTTCCCCTACTACCAGCACTCTCTGCCGGTAGCGTCCAGCTTCATCCTGGCCTACCTCTTCATCTTCCTGctgtgcatgatgggaaatggcCTGGTGTGTCTCATCGTCCTGCGAAACCGGCGCATGCGCACCGTCACCAACCTCTTCATCCTCAACCTGGCCGTCAGTGACCTGCTGGTGGGAATCTTCTGCATCCCCACCACGCTGGTGGATAACCTGATCACAG GTTGGCCGTTCTCCAATGTGGTGTGCAAGATGAGTGGCCTGGTTCAGGGGATGTCTGTGTCAGCCTCGGTCTTCACTTTGGTGGCCATTGCAGTTGATCG GTTTCGCTGCATTGTTCACCCTTTCAAAGCCAAGCTAACTTTGTTGGTCGCCAAGGGAACCATAGCTCTTATATGGGTCCTGGCATTCATAATAATGTGTCCCTCAGCCGTGATGCTGACTGTAAGCAAGGTGAAAGACCATTACATGGTCTACAATGAGGACTACAACCACACCTACCCTCTGTACTCCTGCTACGAGAACTGGCCCCAGGTGGAGATGCGCAAGGTCTACACCACCGTCCTGTTTGCCCACATATACCTGGCGCCGCTCACCCTCATCACCCTGATGTACGGCTGGATCGGGGTCAAGCTGTACACCACCTCCATCCTGACTGACAGGGAGCACCCCAgagccgccgcgccgccgcatCCGGCGCCCCCCGGTGGCCACCAGGAAGGGAGGCCGCTGGTGTCCCAGAAGAAGGTGAAGGTGATAAAGATGCTGATTGTGGTGGCCCTGCTGTTCATGCTGTCCTGGCTGCCGCTCTGGACCCTCATGCTTTTGACGGACTACGGAGGGCTGGACTCGGAGCAGCTGGAGCTCCTCACCGGCTACGTGTTCCCCTTCGCCCATTGGCTGGCCTTCTCTAACTCCACCGTCAACCCCGTCATCTATGGCTACTACAACGAGAACTTCAAGAGAGGGTTCCAGGCAGTCTGCCAGTCGTACTCGGGCTCCTGCTGCCAGTTTCACCTGTGGAAGGGCACAGAtggtgggggggcgagggtggtGGAAGGAAGGGCCCTAGACGGGGGTCCGGCCAGGGTCTGCGGACCCAGGGACACGGGGGCGAACTCAAACCCGCTCATCTTCGGAGCGAGGAACAGGGTGTATACCGACGGAGATCTGGCAGGGGTGGTTCGGCTAGAGATGGAGtggaggagggggatgggggaggtggggagcaGCGCCCTCTACACGGAAGGTTTGGGTGCGGCAGGGGGGAGGATCAGAGGGGTGTCAAACAAAATGGGGGTTCAGACGTGCGAGACTGACAAGGTCACCCCGGGCGGATCGGGAGTCTGCCAGGCCTGGGATCAGTAA